The following are encoded in a window of Pelecanus crispus isolate bPelCri1 chromosome 6, bPelCri1.pri, whole genome shotgun sequence genomic DNA:
- the TEAD1 gene encoding transcriptional enhancer factor TEF-1 isoform X7, whose amino-acid sequence MAAMSSAQIVSATAIHNKLGLPGIPRPTFPGAPGFWPGMIQTGQPGSSQDVKPFVQQAYPIQPSVTAPISGFEPTSAPAPSVPAWQGRSIGTTKLRLVEFSAFLEQQRDPESYNKHLFVHIGHANHSYSDPLLESVDIRQIYDKFPEKKGGLKELFGKGPQNAFFLVKFWADLNCNIQDDTGAFYGVTSQYESSENMTITCSTKVCSFGKQVVEKVETEYARFENGRFVYRINRSPMCEYMINFIHKLKHLPEKYMMNSVLENFTILLVVTNRDTQETLLCMACVFEVSNSEHGAQHHIYRLVKD is encoded by the exons ATGGCAGCAATGTCATCAGCTCAGATAGTCTCAGCTACTGCTATTCACAACAAGCTGGGCCTGCCAGGAATTCCCCGTCCTACATTTCCTGGGGCACCTGGG ttttgGCCGGGCATGATTCAAACGGGGCAGCCTGGATCTTCGCAAGA TGTAAAGCCATTCGTTCAGCAGGCCTATCCTATACAGCCATCAGTCACAGCTCCCATTTCAG GATTTGAGCCTACGTcagctccagctccctcagtcCCTGCATGGCAGGGCCGATCGATTGGTACGACCAAGCTCAGGCTGGTGGAGTTTTCAGCTTTCCTTGAACAGCAGAGGGATCCCGAATCA TACAATAAACACCTCTTCGTACACATTGGACACGCTAACCATTCTTACAGTGACCCGTTGCTTGAATCGGTGGACATTCGTCAGATTTATGACaaatttcctgaaaagaagGGCGGTCTAAAGGAACTGTTTGGGAAGGGGCCCCAAAATGCTTTCTTCCTCGTAAAATTCTGG GCTGACTTAAATTGCAATATTCAAGATGATACAGGAGCATTTTACGGAGTCACTAGTCAGTACGAGAGCTCAGAAAACATGACAATCACCTGTTCCACCAAAGTCTGCTCATTTGGAAAGCAAGTAGTAGAAAAAGTAGAG actgaaTATGCAAGGTTTGAGAATGGCCGATTTGTGTACAGAATAAATCGCTCTCCAATGTGTGAATATATGATCAACTTCATACACAAGCTGAAGCATTTACCAGAGAAATACATGATGAACAGCGTGTTGGAaaattttacaattttattg GTTGTAACAAACAGGGATACACAAGAAACCCTGCTCTGCATGGCTTGTGTATTTGAAGTGTCGAACAGCGAACATGGAGCACAGCATCATATCTACAGGCTTGTAAAGGACTGA
- the TEAD1 gene encoding transcriptional enhancer factor TEF-1 isoform X8 encodes MDQTAKDKALQHMAAMSSAQIVSATAIHNKLGLPGIPRPTFPGAPGFWPGMIQTGQPGSSQDVKPFVQQAYPIQPSVTAPISGFEPTSAPAPSVPAWQGRSIGTTKLRLVEFSAFLEQQRDPESYNKHLFVHIGHANHSYSDPLLESVDIRQIYDKFPEKKGGLKELFGKGPQNAFFLVKFWADLNCNIQDDTGAFYGVTSQYESSENMTITCSTKVCSFGKQVVEKVETEYARFENGRFVYRINRSPMCEYMINFIHKLKHLPEKYMMNSVLENFTILLVVTNRDTQETLLCMACVFEVSNSEHGAQHHIYRLVKD; translated from the exons CAGCGAAGGACAAAGCACTCCAGCATATGGCAGCAATGTCATCAGCTCAGATAGTCTCAGCTACTGCTATTCACAACAAGCTGGGCCTGCCAGGAATTCCCCGTCCTACATTTCCTGGGGCACCTGGG ttttgGCCGGGCATGATTCAAACGGGGCAGCCTGGATCTTCGCAAGA TGTAAAGCCATTCGTTCAGCAGGCCTATCCTATACAGCCATCAGTCACAGCTCCCATTTCAG GATTTGAGCCTACGTcagctccagctccctcagtcCCTGCATGGCAGGGCCGATCGATTGGTACGACCAAGCTCAGGCTGGTGGAGTTTTCAGCTTTCCTTGAACAGCAGAGGGATCCCGAATCA TACAATAAACACCTCTTCGTACACATTGGACACGCTAACCATTCTTACAGTGACCCGTTGCTTGAATCGGTGGACATTCGTCAGATTTATGACaaatttcctgaaaagaagGGCGGTCTAAAGGAACTGTTTGGGAAGGGGCCCCAAAATGCTTTCTTCCTCGTAAAATTCTGG GCTGACTTAAATTGCAATATTCAAGATGATACAGGAGCATTTTACGGAGTCACTAGTCAGTACGAGAGCTCAGAAAACATGACAATCACCTGTTCCACCAAAGTCTGCTCATTTGGAAAGCAAGTAGTAGAAAAAGTAGAG actgaaTATGCAAGGTTTGAGAATGGCCGATTTGTGTACAGAATAAATCGCTCTCCAATGTGTGAATATATGATCAACTTCATACACAAGCTGAAGCATTTACCAGAGAAATACATGATGAACAGCGTGTTGGAaaattttacaattttattg GTTGTAACAAACAGGGATACACAAGAAACCCTGCTCTGCATGGCTTGTGTATTTGAAGTGTCGAACAGCGAACATGGAGCACAGCATCATATCTACAGGCTTGTAAAGGACTGA
- the TEAD1 gene encoding transcriptional enhancer factor TEF-1 isoform X2 produces MAAMSSAQIVSATAIHNKLGLPGIPRPTFPGFWPGMIQTGQPGSSQDVKPFVQQAYPIQPSVTAPISGFEPTSAPAPSVPAWQGRSIGTTKLRLVEFSAFLEQQRDPESYNKHLFVHIGHANHSYSDPLLESVDIRQIYDKFPEKKGGLKELFGKGPQNAFFLVKFWADLNCNIQDDTGAFYGVTSQYESSENMTITCSTKVCSFGKQVVEKVETEYARFENGRFVYRINRSPMCEYMINFIHKLKHLPEKYMMNSVLENFTILLVVTNRDTQETLLCMACVFEVSNSEHGAQHHIYRLVKD; encoded by the exons ATGGCAGCAATGTCATCAGCTCAGATAGTCTCAGCTACTGCTATTCACAACAAGCTGGGCCTGCCAGGAATTCCCCGTCCTACATTTCCTGGG ttttgGCCGGGCATGATTCAAACGGGGCAGCCTGGATCTTCGCAAGA TGTAAAGCCATTCGTTCAGCAGGCCTATCCTATACAGCCATCAGTCACAGCTCCCATTTCAG GATTTGAGCCTACGTcagctccagctccctcagtcCCTGCATGGCAGGGCCGATCGATTGGTACGACCAAGCTCAGGCTGGTGGAGTTTTCAGCTTTCCTTGAACAGCAGAGGGATCCCGAATCA TACAATAAACACCTCTTCGTACACATTGGACACGCTAACCATTCTTACAGTGACCCGTTGCTTGAATCGGTGGACATTCGTCAGATTTATGACaaatttcctgaaaagaagGGCGGTCTAAAGGAACTGTTTGGGAAGGGGCCCCAAAATGCTTTCTTCCTCGTAAAATTCTGG GCTGACTTAAATTGCAATATTCAAGATGATACAGGAGCATTTTACGGAGTCACTAGTCAGTACGAGAGCTCAGAAAACATGACAATCACCTGTTCCACCAAAGTCTGCTCATTTGGAAAGCAAGTAGTAGAAAAAGTAGAG actgaaTATGCAAGGTTTGAGAATGGCCGATTTGTGTACAGAATAAATCGCTCTCCAATGTGTGAATATATGATCAACTTCATACACAAGCTGAAGCATTTACCAGAGAAATACATGATGAACAGCGTGTTGGAaaattttacaattttattg GTTGTAACAAACAGGGATACACAAGAAACCCTGCTCTGCATGGCTTGTGTATTTGAAGTGTCGAACAGCGAACATGGAGCACAGCATCATATCTACAGGCTTGTAAAGGACTGA